One Triticum dicoccoides isolate Atlit2015 ecotype Zavitan chromosome 4B, WEW_v2.0, whole genome shotgun sequence genomic window carries:
- the LOC119291637 gene encoding uncharacterized protein LOC119291637 has product MSRSESETHITHTTPAGIIEMATGISNGTGPSTNDALQSILAAARPFLRGDLAAVDPELPSLVSVLVSAGAGECYHKHGTFLAHLLDVYRILRLWGAPDAVARCGLFHSSYSNSYVNLAIFEPDVSRARVRGIVGAAAERLVHLFCVVPRHALMHDDLHLRYTDAELRDHLAAAEASLQAARSGGGRPEDKAEPWRAKLRSVVPEEGVVVPHIRTGEPVALSRRVLAVFVLMTVADFSDQYTDYQDKLFRNDDGRLEFAGDNWAALWPGTGKPGLWMSAMSRLAALYRLIATDEQLRHMEDGSTKTTADEQDAGLELRLPPVFDRCSKVLDPSEQIAARDLYWEAICSDGKEGVESLLRRCIAKNPYVGEPWLVLAQVLLNGGGRWEEAEAAAEEGLRLVVEWGSSWDKRMSWEGWVSWGRVMRDKAKEKQWPRSAWGIINLGLVKQIHDHN; this is encoded by the coding sequence ATGAGCAGGAGTGAGAGTGAGACACACATCACACACACTACACCGGCCGGGATCATCGAAATGGCGACCGGCATCAGCAACGGCACAGGCCCATCGACGAACGACGCGCTCCAGTCGATCCTCGCCGCCGCGCGCCCGTTCCTCCGGGGCGACCTCGCGGCCGTCGACCCCGAGCTCCCCTCGCTCGTCTCCGTCCTCGtgtccgccggcgccggcgagTGCTACCACAAGCACGGCACCTTCCTCGCCCACCTGCTCGACGTCTATCGGATCCTCCGCCTCTGGGGCGCGCCCGACGCCGTGGCCCGCTGCGGCCTCTTCCACTCCTCCTACTCCAACTCCTACGTCAACCTCGCCATCTTCGAGCCCGACGTCAGCCGCGCCCGCGTCCGCGGCATCGTCGGCGCCGCCGCCGAGCGGCTCGTGCACCTCTTCTGCGTCGTCCCGCGCCACGCGCTCATGCACGACGACCTCCACCTCCGCTACACCGACGCCGAGCTCCGggaccacctcgccgccgccgaggCGTCCCTCCAGGCCGCGCGCTCCGGCGGGGGCAGGCCGGAGGACAAGGCGGAGCCGTGGCGCGCGAAGCTGCGGTCCGTGGTGCCGGAGGAGGGCGTGGTGGTGCCGCACATCCGGACGGGGGAGCCGGTGGCGCTGTCGCGGCGCGTGCTGGCGGTGTTCGTGCTGATGACCGTCGCCGACTTCAGCGACCAGTACACGGACTACCAGGACAAGCTGTTCCGCAACGACGACGGCCGCCTCGAGTTCGCCGGCGACAACTGGGCCGCGCTCTGGCCGGGGACCGGAAAGCCGGGGCTGTGGATGAGCGCCATGTCCAGGCTCGCCGCGCTGTACCGCCTCATCGCCACCGACGAGCAGCTCCGCCACATGGAGGATGGGTCCACGAAGACGACGGCGGACGAACAGGACGCGGGCCTGGAGCTTCGCCTCCCGCCCGTGTTCGACCGGTGCAGCAAGGTGCTGGACCCCAGCGAGCAGATCGCGGCGAGGGACCTGTACTGGGAGGCGATCTGCAGCGACGGCAAGGAGGGCGTGGAGTCGCTGCTGCGGCGGTGCATCGCGAAGAACCCGTACGTGGGGGAGCCGTGGCTGGTGCTGGCTCAGGTGCTGCTAAACGGCGGAGGGAGGTGGGAGGAGGcggaggccgcggcggaggaggGGCTTAGGCTGGTGGTGGAGTGGGGCAGCAGCTGGGACAAGAGGATGTCATGGGAGGGGTGGGTGTCATGGGGGAGGGTGATGAGGGATAAAGCCAAGGAGAAACAATGGCCGCGCTCCGCCTGGGGCATCATCAACCTCGGACTCGTCAAGCAGATCCACGACCACAACTAG